One genomic region from Onychostoma macrolepis isolate SWU-2019 chromosome 23, ASM1243209v1, whole genome shotgun sequence encodes:
- the tns2a gene encoding tensin-2 isoform X4, which yields MGCALSADSCGDEPDPVPVRGSLRRERAKSRGNMRLTKAGKGEPHVFKEKTFKKKRQCGVCRQSVENLGSFCRVCKTATHKKCEAKINTACIPAQPSELRRGTSSSRHIQHLGSTKSLTYTKQRNTLPRSFSVDRVMDRVMERNYDFDLTYITERIISVFFPPLLEEQRYRLNLREVAAMLKSKHQDKFLLFNLSERRHDITRLNPKVHDFGWPDMHAPPLDKICAMCKAMENWLNSDPQHVVVLHCKGNKGKTGVIIAAYMHYSKISAGADQALSTLAMRKFCEDKVSSSLQPSQNRYIYYFGGLLSGAIKMNSSPLFLHQVLIPTIPNFQEDGGFFPFLKIYQSMQLVYTSGIYDLQGSGSRRLIVTIEPALLLKGDIMVKCYHRQVQSAERDSVFRLQFHTCTIHGAQLWFGKGELDEACSDDRFPSDATVEFVFSSGPEKIKGRVSQRNDPAVSVDYNTNDPVVRWDSYENFNQRHQDSLEDIAHTRGPLDGSLYAQVKKRRAAGSTSTSLPSTNGSPARSPARSSEERPSQLLSVSTDSGHSSVPPDRLDEPTRQAPPTQQEREELERLLGGIEGDGGRDRDRETAILDDGDSLPPERTGSLRLGRSCSCRVGYRSQRCAEPGCDGLHHLSNGYCLDRPTTTNGHTGAPSPGMPSVIGLCQHHSAHPHQSLPPPDLLWDRQQGPQHYLHRTCSEGPSRHLCPYPSQEISPHPHSLSPRLLCRAEEYIAYPHHHHNHPHHPKPSGPYHDVMMIDGLVTPGCPCRDCCLRREDFHTLRLDREEGIHWEREAELHRDTGLRRGREADMQRGAEIWDREAGLRRGREMSLHWDRDREAELQWEREREAEYWHRRATVSPYGPHGHELPAFNFDPLPAGHPAYPEPSRSHSHAHLDLKYSSSSSGYQTPHQTCPCSPYQPSPSESRGYASGYQSESTSPLPPPSASCSGPVHHASGPTDNQTDSHPQQYTSDTNTDCPGADSIGWRSHITHGSLRRTHRDPHAPCSTPSDISGPPTPVHTSSPLRTQESLSVREHESREVNSESSSAHSHNRTHPPAPQSNSTSPGCRQTALSSSQEIPEIHPFPATPTTAQQLSAHSSPTTPSTPQISAEHPTSLTPSSKSTQSQTNSSPTAATVPPTREMVLQSTETVKPALSRGPSSPIPSESIPAHSQSNGVSPSPEPDTPSASSAPASPQLPTGEHESSSSPEPPVPGFATLGRKLMLGSETSLPTGHSMDGSPSSTPTFPISPACCTPSPPPGSYSGCLAASVPQPPLPEKRRPSGLPGSPNGRSGTLRASMSHQPSVQHHVTFSPSVGELTVPAGQGEVGVEGEMGSRVSVKFVQDSSRFWYKPGISREQAIAALKEREPGAFLIRDSNSFQGAYGLALKVASPPPNVNNHSSKAGGDPLEQLVRHFLIETGPRGVKIKGCQNEPYFGSLSALVYQHSITPISLPCALRIPEKDPIGEFVEVQPVSNMSTAADLLKQGAACNVLYLNSVETESLTGPQAIAKATGATMLRSPRPSATVVHFKVSAQGITLTDSQRRVFFRRHYPINSVTFSNVDPQDRRVFGFVAKKPGSVAENVCHLFAELDPEQPATAIVNFINKVMLAPQRR from the exons GCAGGGAAGGGTGAGCCCCACGTCTTTAAAGAAAAGACCTTCAAAAAGAAGCGGCAGTGTGGGGTGTGCAGGCAGAGCGTGGAGAATTTGGGCTCTTTTTGTCGAG TCTGCAAAACAGCCACTCATAAGAAATGCGAAGCCAAG ATCAACACAGCCTGCATCCCAGCGCAGCCCTCCGAACTG CGAAGGGGAACATCCTCCTCTAGACACATTCAGCATCTG GGCTCAACCAAGTCTCTGACCTACACCAAACAGAGAAACACTCTCCCGAG GAGCTTCAGTGTGGACCGGGTGATGGACAGAGTGATGGAGAGGAACTATGATTTCGACCTCACATACATCACGGAGAGGATCATCTCTGTCTTTTTCCCTCCTCTGCTGGAAGAACAGCGGTACCGCCTCAACCTCAGGGAGGTGGCAGCCATGCTCAAATCCAAACACCAGGACAAGTTTCTG TTATTCAATCTGTCTGAGCGGAGGCATGACATCACCCGTTTAAACCCAAAG gttcATGACTTCGGCTGGCCAGATATGCACGCTCCTCCTCTGGATAAGATCTGTGCCATGTGCAAAGCCATGGAGAACTGGCTGAACTCCGACCCCCAGCATGTGGTCGTTCTGCACTGTAAG ggcaACAAAGGAAAGACAGGTGTTATTATCGCGGCCTACATGCATTACAGCAAGATATCAGCAGG GGCAGATCAGGCCCTCAGCACATTGGCAATGAGGAAGTTTTGTGAAGATAAAGTGTCGTCCTCTCTCCAACCCTCTCAGAACAG GTATATCTATTACTTTGGAGGGCTGCTCTCAGGGGCCATCAAAATGAACAGCAGTCCGCTCTTCCTCCATCAGGTCCTCATTCCTACCATCCCCAACTTCCAGGAAGATGGAG GTTTCTTCCCTTTCCTGAAGATCTATCAGTCCATGCAGCTTGTCTACACTTCTGGCATCTA tgaTCTGCAGGGCTCTGGGAGCAGACGGCTGATTGTTACTATTGAGCCTGCACTGCTGCTGAAAGGAGACATAATG GTAAAGTGTTATCACAGGCAGGTTCAGTCTGCTGAGAGGGACTCTGTGTTTCGACTGCAGTTTCATACGTGCACCATTCATGGAGCTCAGCTCTGGTTCGGCAAAGGGGAACTGGATGAAGCTTGTTCAG ATGACAGATTTCCCTCTGATGCCACAGTGGAATTTGTGTTTTCGTCTGGGCCTGAGAAAATCAAAG GGAGGGTGAGCCAGAGGAATGATCCAGCTGTCAGCGTGGACTATAACACAAATGATCCGGTGGTGCGCTGGGACTCTTATGAGAACTTCAATCAGAGACATCAGGACAGCCTAGAGG ATATTGCGCACACACGTGGGCCTCTAGATGGCAGCCTGTACGCTCAGGTAAAAAAGCGTCGCGCTGCAGGCTCCACCTCCACCTCCCTGCCATCCACCAATGGGAGCCCTGCAAGGAGCCCTGCAAGGAGCTCTGAGGAGCGTCCAAGTCAGCTTCTGTCTGTTAGCACTGATTCTGGACACTCATCTGTCCCACCTGACCGGCTCGATGAGCCGACTCGACAGGCCCCGCCTACTCAGCAAGAGAGGGAGGAGCTTGAGCGCCTCCTGGGTGGGATTGAAGGCGATGGAGGGAGGGATCGTGACCGAGAAACAGCCATTTTGGATGATGGTGATTCCTTGCCTCCTGAAAGGACTGGGTCACTGAGGTTAGGCCGTTCATGCTCATGTCGGGTGGGCTACCGATCTCAGCGTTGTGCTGAGCCTGGATGCGATGGACTCCACCACTTATCCAATGGGTACTGCCTTGATCGTCCCACCACCACTAATGGACACACAGGGGCTCCTTCTCCAGGGATGCCATCTGTCATAGGGCTTTGCCAACACCACAGTGCCCATCCTCACCAATCCCTGCCGCCACCAGATCTGCTCTGGGACCGTCAACAGGGTCCACAGCACTACCTTCATCGCACTTGCTCAGAGGGGCCATCACGCCACCTGTGTCCATATCCATCCCAAGAGATCAGCCCCCATCCACATAGTCTGTCTCCCCGACTGCTCTGTAGGGCGGAAGAGTACATTGCAtacccccaccaccaccacaacCATCCACACCACCCAAAACCCAGCGGCCCCTACCACGATGTCATGATGATTGATGGCCTAGTGACACCCGGCTGCCCCTGTCGGGACTGCTGTCTGCGGCGAGAAGATTTCCACACCCTCCGTTTGGACAGAGAGGAGGGAATACACTGGGAGAGGGAGGCAGAGCTTCACCGGGATACTGGGTTAAGACGGGGCCGAGAGGCTGATATGCAAAGAGGGGCAGAGATATGGGACCGGGAGGCAGGGCTACGAAGGGGCAGAGAAATGTCTCTACACTGGGACAGAGACCGAGAGGCAGAACTACAGTGGGAGAGAGAACGAGAGGCAGAATACTGGCACAGGAGGGCTACAGTATCCCCCTATGGGCCTCATGGACATGAATTACCAGCATTTAACTTCGATCCACTTCCCGCAGGCCATCCTGCATACCCCGAACCCTCCCGGTCCCATTCTCACGCCCATCTGGATCTCAAATACAGTAGCAGTTCCAGTGGATACCAGACACCACACCAAACGTGCCCCTGCTCCCCCTACCAGCCGTCACCTTCAGAGAGTCGTGGCTATGCCTCAGGTTACCAGTCTGAGTCCACGTCCCCTCTTCCACCTCCCTCCGCCTCCTGCTCTGGCCCAGTGCACCATGCCAGCGGGCCTACAGATAACCAAACAGACTCCCACCCTCAGCAGTACACCTCTGATACAAATACAG ATTGCCCTGGTGCAGATAGCATAGGCTGGCGTAGTCACATTACCCATGGTTCCTTGCGGCGGACACATCGAGATCCACATGCCCCATGTTCAACACCCTCTGATATTTCAGGACCTCCAACACCAGTTCACACAAGCAGCCCCTTGCGAACCCAGGAGAG CCTGAGTGTCCGTGAGCATGAGTCAAGAGAGGTGAACAGTGAAAGCAGTTCAGCCCACTCCCACAACAGGACGCACCCACCTGCCCCACAGTCCAACAGTACCAGTCCGGGGTGTCGGCAAACTGCACTTTCTTCCAGTCAAGAGATTCCTGAGATACACCCCTTTCCTGCCACACCCACCACTGCCCAACAACTCTCTGCCCATTCCTCGCCAACAACACCTTCCACCCCACAAATCTCAGCAGAACACCCCACCTCTTTAACACCttcatcaaaatccacccaatCACAAACAAACAGCTCACCTACTGCTGCTACAGTGCCACCCACACGGGAAATGGTACTACAATCAACTGAGACTGTTAAACCAGCACTCTCACGAGGTCCATCTTCTCCCATCCCGTCCGAGTCCATCCCAGCTCACTCACAGAGCAATGGAGTATCACCATCTCCTGAACCAGACACCCCTTCTGCTTCTTCTGCCCCTGCGTCCCCTCAGCTGCCCACTGGCGAACACGAGAGCTCTTCTTCCCCTGAACCCCCAGTGCCTGGTTTTGCGACACTGGGTAGGAAGCTGATGTTGGGCTCTGAAACCTCACTTCCTACTGGACACAGTATGGATGGCAGTCCCAGCTCCACTCCCACCTTTCCCATCTCTCCAGCCTGCTGCACCCCATCTCCTCCACCAGGCTCCTACTCAGGGTGCCTAGCCGCCTCCGTCCCACAGCCTCCCCTCCCTGAGAAACGCCGCCCATCCGGCCTGCCAGGATCACCCAACGGGAGGTCTGGAACGCTGAGGGCGTCCATGAGTCATCAGCCCTCTGTCCAACACCACGTTACATTCTCACCTTCAGTAGGAGAGCTGACTGTGCCTGCTGGACAGGGAGAAGTTGGTGTGGAGGGTGAGATGGGCAGCCGTGTCAGTGTGAAATTTGTGCAGGACAGCTCTCGATTTTGGTATAAACCTGGCATCTCCAGAGAGCAAG CTATAGCAGCACTGAAGGAAAGAGAACCAGGGGCCTTCCTCATCCGAGACAGTAACTCTTTCCAGGGGGCTTACGGTCTGGCCCTAAAAGTTGCCAGCCCACCCCCCAACGTCAATAACCATAGCAGCAAAG CAGGAGGAGACCCTCTGGAACAGCTGGTTCGACACTTCCTGATTGAGACAGGACCTCGAGGAGTGAAGATTAAGGGCTGTCAAAATGAGCCCTACTTTG GGAGTCTTTCAGCACTGGTGTATCAGCATTCCATTACACCTATCTCTCTGCCCTGTGCCCTCCGCATCCCAGAGAAAG ACCCAATAGGTGAATTCGTGGAGGTTCAGCCAGTCAGTAACATGAGTACAGCTGCAGACCTTCTGAAACAGGGAGCAG CCTGCAATGTGCTGTACCTGAACTCAGTTGAGACCGAGTCTCTCACGGGACCCCAGGCTATCGCTAAAGCCACAGGGGCCACAATGTTACGCAGCCCTCGGCCCTCTGCGACAGTGGTCCACTTTAAGGTGTCAGCCCAGGGCATTACACTGACAGACAGTCAGCGCAG GGTGTTTTTCAGGAGACATTATCCAATCAACAGCGTGACTTTCAGCAATGTGGACCCACAAGACAGGAG
- the tns2a gene encoding tensin-2 isoform X3, with the protein MGCALSADSCGDEPDPVPVRGSLRRERAKSRGNMRLTKAGKGEPHVFKEKTFKKKRQCGVCRQSVENLGSFCRVCKTATHKKCEAKINTACIPAQPSELRRGTSSSRHIQHLGSTKSLTYTKQRNTLPRSFSVDRVMDRVMERNYDFDLTYITERIISVFFPPLLEEQRYRLNLREVAAMLKSKHQDKFLLFNLSERRHDITRLNPKVHDFGWPDMHAPPLDKICAMCKAMENWLNSDPQHVVVLHCKGNKGKTGVIIAAYMHYSKISAGADQALSTLAMRKFCEDKVSSSLQPSQNRYIYYFGGLLSGAIKMNSSPLFLHQVLIPTIPNFQEDGGFFPFLKIYQSMQLVYTSGIYDLQGSGSRRLIVTIEPALLLKGDIMVKCYHRQVQSAERDSVFRLQFHTCTIHGAQLWFGKGELDEACSDDRFPSDATVEFVFSSGPEKIKGRVSQRNDPAVSVDYNTNDPVVRWDSYENFNQRHQDSLEDIAHTRGPLDGSLYAQVKKRRAAGSTSTSLPSTNGSPARSPARSSEERPSQLLSVSTDSGHSSVPPDRLDEPTRQAPPTQQEREELERLLGGIEGDGGRDRDRETAILDDGDSLPPERTGSLRLGRSCSCRVGYRSQRCAEPGCDGLHHLSNGYCLDRPTTTNGHTGAPSPGMPSVIGLCQHHSAHPHQSLPPPDLLWDRQQGPQHYLHRTCSEGPSRHLCPYPSQEISPHPHSLSPRLLCRAEEYIAYPHHHHNHPHHPKPSGPYHDVMMIDGLVTPGCPCRDCCLRREDFHTLRLDREEGIHWEREAELHRDTGLRRGREADMQRGAEIWDREAGLRRGREMSLHWDRDREAELQWEREREAEYWHRRATVSPYGPHGHELPAFNFDPLPAGHPAYPEPSRSHSHAHLDLKYSSSSSGYQTPHQTCPCSPYQPSPSESRGYASGYQSESTSPLPPPSASCSGPVHHASGPTDNQTDSHPQQYTSDTNTDSIGWRSHITHGSLRRTHRDPHAPCSTPSDISGPPTPVHTSSPLRTQESLSVREHESREVNSESSSAHSHNRTHPPAPQSNSTSPGCRQTALSSSQEIPEIHPFPATPTTAQQLSAHSSPTTPSTPQISAEHPTSLTPSSKSTQSQTNSSPTAATVPPTREMVLQSTETVKPALSRGPSSPIPSESIPAHSQSNGVSPSPEPDTPSASSAPASPQLPTGEHESSSSPEPPVPGFATLGRKLMLGSETSLPTGHSMDGSPSSTPTFPISPACCTPSPPPGSYSGCLAASVPQPPLPEKRRPSGLPGSPNGRSGTLRASMSHQPSVQHHVTFSPSVGELTVPAGQGEVGVEGEMGSRVSVKFVQDSSRFWYKPGISREQAIAALKEREPGAFLIRDSNSFQGAYGLALKVASPPPNVNNHSSKAGGDPLEQLVRHFLIETGPRGVKIKGCQNEPYFGSLSALVYQHSITPISLPCALRIPEKDPIGEFVEVQPVSNMSTAADLLKQGAACNVLYLNSVETESLTGPQAIAKATGATMLRSPRPSATVVHFKVSAQGITLTDSQRRVFFRRHYPINSVTFSNVDPQDRRWTNSDSTTSKVFGFVAKKPGSVAENVCHLFAELDPEQPATAIVNFINKVMLAPQRR; encoded by the exons GCAGGGAAGGGTGAGCCCCACGTCTTTAAAGAAAAGACCTTCAAAAAGAAGCGGCAGTGTGGGGTGTGCAGGCAGAGCGTGGAGAATTTGGGCTCTTTTTGTCGAG TCTGCAAAACAGCCACTCATAAGAAATGCGAAGCCAAG ATCAACACAGCCTGCATCCCAGCGCAGCCCTCCGAACTG CGAAGGGGAACATCCTCCTCTAGACACATTCAGCATCTG GGCTCAACCAAGTCTCTGACCTACACCAAACAGAGAAACACTCTCCCGAG GAGCTTCAGTGTGGACCGGGTGATGGACAGAGTGATGGAGAGGAACTATGATTTCGACCTCACATACATCACGGAGAGGATCATCTCTGTCTTTTTCCCTCCTCTGCTGGAAGAACAGCGGTACCGCCTCAACCTCAGGGAGGTGGCAGCCATGCTCAAATCCAAACACCAGGACAAGTTTCTG TTATTCAATCTGTCTGAGCGGAGGCATGACATCACCCGTTTAAACCCAAAG gttcATGACTTCGGCTGGCCAGATATGCACGCTCCTCCTCTGGATAAGATCTGTGCCATGTGCAAAGCCATGGAGAACTGGCTGAACTCCGACCCCCAGCATGTGGTCGTTCTGCACTGTAAG ggcaACAAAGGAAAGACAGGTGTTATTATCGCGGCCTACATGCATTACAGCAAGATATCAGCAGG GGCAGATCAGGCCCTCAGCACATTGGCAATGAGGAAGTTTTGTGAAGATAAAGTGTCGTCCTCTCTCCAACCCTCTCAGAACAG GTATATCTATTACTTTGGAGGGCTGCTCTCAGGGGCCATCAAAATGAACAGCAGTCCGCTCTTCCTCCATCAGGTCCTCATTCCTACCATCCCCAACTTCCAGGAAGATGGAG GTTTCTTCCCTTTCCTGAAGATCTATCAGTCCATGCAGCTTGTCTACACTTCTGGCATCTA tgaTCTGCAGGGCTCTGGGAGCAGACGGCTGATTGTTACTATTGAGCCTGCACTGCTGCTGAAAGGAGACATAATG GTAAAGTGTTATCACAGGCAGGTTCAGTCTGCTGAGAGGGACTCTGTGTTTCGACTGCAGTTTCATACGTGCACCATTCATGGAGCTCAGCTCTGGTTCGGCAAAGGGGAACTGGATGAAGCTTGTTCAG ATGACAGATTTCCCTCTGATGCCACAGTGGAATTTGTGTTTTCGTCTGGGCCTGAGAAAATCAAAG GGAGGGTGAGCCAGAGGAATGATCCAGCTGTCAGCGTGGACTATAACACAAATGATCCGGTGGTGCGCTGGGACTCTTATGAGAACTTCAATCAGAGACATCAGGACAGCCTAGAGG ATATTGCGCACACACGTGGGCCTCTAGATGGCAGCCTGTACGCTCAGGTAAAAAAGCGTCGCGCTGCAGGCTCCACCTCCACCTCCCTGCCATCCACCAATGGGAGCCCTGCAAGGAGCCCTGCAAGGAGCTCTGAGGAGCGTCCAAGTCAGCTTCTGTCTGTTAGCACTGATTCTGGACACTCATCTGTCCCACCTGACCGGCTCGATGAGCCGACTCGACAGGCCCCGCCTACTCAGCAAGAGAGGGAGGAGCTTGAGCGCCTCCTGGGTGGGATTGAAGGCGATGGAGGGAGGGATCGTGACCGAGAAACAGCCATTTTGGATGATGGTGATTCCTTGCCTCCTGAAAGGACTGGGTCACTGAGGTTAGGCCGTTCATGCTCATGTCGGGTGGGCTACCGATCTCAGCGTTGTGCTGAGCCTGGATGCGATGGACTCCACCACTTATCCAATGGGTACTGCCTTGATCGTCCCACCACCACTAATGGACACACAGGGGCTCCTTCTCCAGGGATGCCATCTGTCATAGGGCTTTGCCAACACCACAGTGCCCATCCTCACCAATCCCTGCCGCCACCAGATCTGCTCTGGGACCGTCAACAGGGTCCACAGCACTACCTTCATCGCACTTGCTCAGAGGGGCCATCACGCCACCTGTGTCCATATCCATCCCAAGAGATCAGCCCCCATCCACATAGTCTGTCTCCCCGACTGCTCTGTAGGGCGGAAGAGTACATTGCAtacccccaccaccaccacaacCATCCACACCACCCAAAACCCAGCGGCCCCTACCACGATGTCATGATGATTGATGGCCTAGTGACACCCGGCTGCCCCTGTCGGGACTGCTGTCTGCGGCGAGAAGATTTCCACACCCTCCGTTTGGACAGAGAGGAGGGAATACACTGGGAGAGGGAGGCAGAGCTTCACCGGGATACTGGGTTAAGACGGGGCCGAGAGGCTGATATGCAAAGAGGGGCAGAGATATGGGACCGGGAGGCAGGGCTACGAAGGGGCAGAGAAATGTCTCTACACTGGGACAGAGACCGAGAGGCAGAACTACAGTGGGAGAGAGAACGAGAGGCAGAATACTGGCACAGGAGGGCTACAGTATCCCCCTATGGGCCTCATGGACATGAATTACCAGCATTTAACTTCGATCCACTTCCCGCAGGCCATCCTGCATACCCCGAACCCTCCCGGTCCCATTCTCACGCCCATCTGGATCTCAAATACAGTAGCAGTTCCAGTGGATACCAGACACCACACCAAACGTGCCCCTGCTCCCCCTACCAGCCGTCACCTTCAGAGAGTCGTGGCTATGCCTCAGGTTACCAGTCTGAGTCCACGTCCCCTCTTCCACCTCCCTCCGCCTCCTGCTCTGGCCCAGTGCACCATGCCAGCGGGCCTACAGATAACCAAACAGACTCCCACCCTCAGCAGTACACCTCTGATACAAATACAG ATAGCATAGGCTGGCGTAGTCACATTACCCATGGTTCCTTGCGGCGGACACATCGAGATCCACATGCCCCATGTTCAACACCCTCTGATATTTCAGGACCTCCAACACCAGTTCACACAAGCAGCCCCTTGCGAACCCAGGAGAG CCTGAGTGTCCGTGAGCATGAGTCAAGAGAGGTGAACAGTGAAAGCAGTTCAGCCCACTCCCACAACAGGACGCACCCACCTGCCCCACAGTCCAACAGTACCAGTCCGGGGTGTCGGCAAACTGCACTTTCTTCCAGTCAAGAGATTCCTGAGATACACCCCTTTCCTGCCACACCCACCACTGCCCAACAACTCTCTGCCCATTCCTCGCCAACAACACCTTCCACCCCACAAATCTCAGCAGAACACCCCACCTCTTTAACACCttcatcaaaatccacccaatCACAAACAAACAGCTCACCTACTGCTGCTACAGTGCCACCCACACGGGAAATGGTACTACAATCAACTGAGACTGTTAAACCAGCACTCTCACGAGGTCCATCTTCTCCCATCCCGTCCGAGTCCATCCCAGCTCACTCACAGAGCAATGGAGTATCACCATCTCCTGAACCAGACACCCCTTCTGCTTCTTCTGCCCCTGCGTCCCCTCAGCTGCCCACTGGCGAACACGAGAGCTCTTCTTCCCCTGAACCCCCAGTGCCTGGTTTTGCGACACTGGGTAGGAAGCTGATGTTGGGCTCTGAAACCTCACTTCCTACTGGACACAGTATGGATGGCAGTCCCAGCTCCACTCCCACCTTTCCCATCTCTCCAGCCTGCTGCACCCCATCTCCTCCACCAGGCTCCTACTCAGGGTGCCTAGCCGCCTCCGTCCCACAGCCTCCCCTCCCTGAGAAACGCCGCCCATCCGGCCTGCCAGGATCACCCAACGGGAGGTCTGGAACGCTGAGGGCGTCCATGAGTCATCAGCCCTCTGTCCAACACCACGTTACATTCTCACCTTCAGTAGGAGAGCTGACTGTGCCTGCTGGACAGGGAGAAGTTGGTGTGGAGGGTGAGATGGGCAGCCGTGTCAGTGTGAAATTTGTGCAGGACAGCTCTCGATTTTGGTATAAACCTGGCATCTCCAGAGAGCAAG CTATAGCAGCACTGAAGGAAAGAGAACCAGGGGCCTTCCTCATCCGAGACAGTAACTCTTTCCAGGGGGCTTACGGTCTGGCCCTAAAAGTTGCCAGCCCACCCCCCAACGTCAATAACCATAGCAGCAAAG CAGGAGGAGACCCTCTGGAACAGCTGGTTCGACACTTCCTGATTGAGACAGGACCTCGAGGAGTGAAGATTAAGGGCTGTCAAAATGAGCCCTACTTTG GGAGTCTTTCAGCACTGGTGTATCAGCATTCCATTACACCTATCTCTCTGCCCTGTGCCCTCCGCATCCCAGAGAAAG ACCCAATAGGTGAATTCGTGGAGGTTCAGCCAGTCAGTAACATGAGTACAGCTGCAGACCTTCTGAAACAGGGAGCAG CCTGCAATGTGCTGTACCTGAACTCAGTTGAGACCGAGTCTCTCACGGGACCCCAGGCTATCGCTAAAGCCACAGGGGCCACAATGTTACGCAGCCCTCGGCCCTCTGCGACAGTGGTCCACTTTAAGGTGTCAGCCCAGGGCATTACACTGACAGACAGTCAGCGCAG GGTGTTTTTCAGGAGACATTATCCAATCAACAGCGTGACTTTCAGCAATGTGGACCCACAAGACAGGAG